GGCCTTGCCAGGATATAGGGCCGTGGCCGCCGCGTAGCCCCTCTCGCGTGCCCCTCTCGCGTGCCGCTCCGCATGCGCGCCGCTGCGCCCATCCTTCGTGCCTTCCGCCTGTCTCCCTCTTGTGTCACCCTGTTCTCATCAAGCAGGGGAGAGGAACATATGTCTCAGCAGACGGTGGCAACGAGGGACAAGTCGACGACGCGCCGCACGCTCGCGCGGTTCTGGGAGGTCACGCGCCTCCGGCCGGGCGCCTTCGTGCTGGCCATCGTGACATCGGTGGGCTACGTCGTGCTTCTCACCTATGCCAACACCTATGTGATGGGCCTCATCGTCGACCGTGTCCAGGCCGCGCCCGTCCCGGCGGACCAGGTCTGGAACGTCTTCGCGCCCTATGTGCTGGCGCTGCTCGTGGTGAACGCCGTGGGCCAGGTCTGCTCCAAGCTGCAGGACTATTCCACCTACCTGCTCGAGATCAACGGCAACTACCACCTGGCGCGCCTGTGCTTCGACACCCTCTCGCAGCAGTCGATCACCTTCCACGCCGGCCGATTCGGCGGCTCGCTCGTGAGCCAGACCAGTCGCTTCATGGCAGCCTACTCGTCGTTCGTCGACGTCATCACCTACTCGGTCATCCCCACGGCGGCCGCCATCGTGGCGACCATCGTCACGCTGGTGCCGGTGGTGCCCAGCTACGTGGCGGTGCTGTCGGTCATGCTCGTGGGCTACCTGGCCGTGGCCACCATCATGTACCGGAAGATCCTGCCACTCTCGGCCGCCACGGGTGCGGCCCGCAACAAGCTCTCGGGCGTCCTCTCCGATGCCGTGACCAACATCCTCGCGGTCAAGACCTGCGGGCGTGAGGACTTCGAGAAGGACCTCTTCGACGAGGCCGACGGCGAGACGCGTGACGCGGAGTCCAAGAGCATGAACGCCACCATGCGTCGCGGCTTCATGACGAGCGGCATCATCACCCTCATCATGCTGGTGGTCTCGATCTTCATGGTGGGCGGCAACGCGTGGTTCGGCATCTCCGCGGGCACCCTCGTCATGATGTTCACCTACACCTACCAGCTCACCATGCGCTTCAACATGATCAACTCCACGATGCAGCGCATCAATGCCGCCCTGGGCGACGCCGCCGAGATGACCCGCGTGCTCGACGAGCCGCTCCTGGTCAAGGATGCGCCCGACGCTCAGGCCCTGACGGTCACGGCTGGCCGGATCGACTTCGACCACCTGGGCTTCTCGTATGCTGACGCCGCGGCGCACGAGCATGTCTTCGAGGACCTCACCCTGCATATCGCGCCTGGCCAGCGGGTCGGCCTCGTGGGGCGCTCGGGCTCGG
This genomic stretch from Atopobiaceae bacterium harbors:
- a CDS encoding ABC transporter ATP-binding protein/permease — translated: MSQQTVATRDKSTTRRTLARFWEVTRLRPGAFVLAIVTSVGYVVLLTYANTYVMGLIVDRVQAAPVPADQVWNVFAPYVLALLVVNAVGQVCSKLQDYSTYLLEINGNYHLARLCFDTLSQQSITFHAGRFGGSLVSQTSRFMAAYSSFVDVITYSVIPTAAAIVATIVTLVPVVPSYVAVLSVMLVGYLAVATIMYRKILPLSAATGAARNKLSGVLSDAVTNILAVKTCGREDFEKDLFDEADGETRDAESKSMNATMRRGFMTSGIITLIMLVVSIFMVGGNAWFGISAGTLVMMFTYTYQLTMRFNMINSTMQRINAALGDAAEMTRVLDEPLLVKDAPDAQALTVTAGRIDFDHLGFSYADAAAHEHVFEDLTLHIAPGQRVGLVGRSGSGKTTLTKLLLRLSDIQDGRILVDGQDISACTQQSLRRQIAYVPQEALLFHRSIRENIAYGRPDATDAEIRAAAADANALEFIDRLPQGFDTMVGERGIKLSGGQRQRVAIARAILIDAPILVLDEATSALDSESEAAVQGALVNLMHGRTSIVVAHRLSTVASLDRIVVLEDGAIVEDGTHDELIAADGEYAMLWGRQTGAFLDAE